AAACCTtactttatatttattaatagatCTGGAAGGCAAGTATGAAATGTTACTTTATATGATTGTCTACATTTAGTATTGATCAAaccttattttatatttgttaataGATCCGGAAGGCAAGTATGAAGCCTTGGAAAAATATGGAAAAGATTTGACGGCAATGGCTAAAGCAGGAAAACTTGATCCAGTTATAGGAAGAGATGATGAAATACGCAGGTGCATCCAAATTCTCTCCAGGAGAACAAAGAACAATCCTGTGCTGATTGGTGAGCCTGGTGTTGGAAAGACTGCAATTTCTGAAGGGTATGTGCTTAGTTCTTTCTCATGACAGCTTATTCCtctctttttaattttactaaaaactaaactacttaaaaaaatttgataccTTGTATATAGCATAGGTTAGAATGGATGAAGCAATACGATCAACTATATGTTCAGTACTTAGTATGGTGCATGTGAAAAATGTGTTTAACTAGTGGTTCAAGATTTTCTCATaattttactcaaaaacaaGTTGgctaaataattgttattgCTTGCCCCATAGTTTGGATGCTTTTgtttatattctttttaatgTTATGTATATTGACCTATATGGCTATATCTTCCATTGAAACAGACTTGCTCAAAGAATTGTTCAAGGAGACGTGCCTCAAGCTTTGATGAACCGTAGGGTATGTCCTGTCCCCTCTCTTCACTGAAATGAATAATGATCCTTATTCCTTACTATACCTCTGCCAGTCTATTCTTAATTTCATTTCTTAGCGAAAAAGATAATAGTTTCTTATTTGTTACTCCTGAAGTTTGTATCAGTTTGGAGTTGCAAAATAATCTTATGCACTTGTCTCTTTTCAGCTTATATCCCTTGACATGGGTGCACTTATTGCTGGAGCAAAATACCGGGGAGAATTTGAAGATAGGTTGAAAGCTGTTCTTAAAGAAGTAACAGACTCTGATGGTCAAACTATCCTTTTCATTGATGAGATTCATACAGTTGTCGGGGCAGGTAAATAAACTTCAAAGCTTGTCATTTTCAGACATCAAATTCCCGAGGATTCTAAAATCTGCTAAAGAATGGTCTATTACTTGATGCAAATTAGTTTTTATACCAAAAAGTCGTCAGATCGACAAGGAATCTAGTCTTATAGACGATAAAATTTGGTTTAATCCATATAAATCTCCTAAAATATGACTTTTGTATGATTTGACTGCAGTCACTGcacaattataatttttctcaTGTTAGGTGCTACAAATGGTGCTATGGATGCTGGTAATCTCTTAAAGCCGATGCTTGGTAGAGGGGAGCTGCGGTGTATTGGTGCAACAACACTTGATGAGTATCGGAAGTATATTGAGAAGGATCCAGCATTAGAGCGTCGTTTCCAGCAGGTTTATGTTGACCAACCTACTGTTGAAGATACCATTTCAATACTAAGGGGACTGCGGGAAAGATACGAGCTACATCATGGAGTCCGGATTTCTGACAGTGCACTTGTCGAAGCTGCAATTCTCTCAGATCGATATATCAGCGGAAGATTTTTGCCTGACAAAGGTAACAATTTCTTGTTTAAATTGCAAAAGGACTGAAGTTTCAGGAGCATTCACTTTGATTCTACCAATAAGTtactaatatatattttcttgggGGAATCAATAAATTACGAATAAGCACCTGACAAATTTGATATTAGGATAAttgaattttggattaaaaCATTTCTGACTGATTCAATCATGTGCTTTAGAACATGTGAATTCATTTGTGGGGATTATGGAAAACAAATAATTTAGTGATGTTTGTTAAACAGGATAAGACTTGTGCATTTGCTCTTGCAAACGTTGAAATGACGATGCTTAGAGAATAGTTTGACAGATTCAATGGATAAATGATATAAGGcattatttaaaattgttttgtgGAGATTTTTAAATCTTTAGTACTTGGCTACTGTTGAGAGCTTACAGATGATCAAAGTCTAATCGTTTTGGAAGGTTTTAAATGATCAAAGTATTATTCTGACAGATTCCTTTTTAATTCGActtttaagtttgtttggttaaaatttcTTTCTGGGCTGCAATTAATGATGTTCATAAAGCACTAACTGCTACCTTCTTCCAAATTACAGCTATTGATTTGGTTGATGAGGCAGCTGCCAAACTCAAAATGGAAATCACTTCAAAACCTACTGCACTTGATGAAATCAACCGTTCGGTCCTGAAGTTTGAGATGGAGAGACTCTCTCTCATGAATGATACAGACAAGGCTTCTAAAGACAGGCTTAATCGTCTTGAGGCAGAGCTCTCTCTATTAAAAGAGAAACAGTCGGAGCTGACTGAACAGTGGGAGCATGAAAAGTCTGTAATGACTCGGATTCAATCAATCAAAGAAGAGGTGGGTTATCAtatactatttttaatattgaagGTTCTCAAATATGTCATGCTGTAATATTTTCACCATGTAGAAAACTAGTGCAAGTATACGGGTTTAGTTGGTAACTataattgaaatttaattaCGTAGAAGATGAATTTATATCGATTAAtgatcaaaaataaatactaatatgTTCTGTATCTATGCATCAGATAGACAGGGTGAATCTTGAGATCCAACAGGCTGAGCGGGAGTATGATCTAAACCGTGCTGCTGAGTTAAAATATGGCAGCCTAAACTCCTTGCAACGTCAACTTGAGAGTGCAGAGAAGGAGTTAGATGAATATATGAACTCTGGAAAGTCTATGCTTAGAGAGGAAGTAACAGGAAGTGATATTGCTGAAATTGTAAGCAAGTGGACTGGCATTCCCGTTTCAAAACTTCAGCAATCGGAGAGGGAGAAGTTGTTGTATTTAGAGGAAGTACTTCATAAGCGCGTTGTCGGTCAAGACCCTGCTGTTAAAGCAGTAGCTGAGGCTATCCAGCGTTCAAGAGCAGGTCTTTCAGATCCTCATCGCCCAATTGCTAGCTTCATGTTTATGGGACCTACCGGTGTAGGAAAGACTGAGCTAGCTAAGACACTAGCTTCCTACATGTTCAATACTGAAGAAGCACTAGTAAGAATTGATATGAGCGAGTACATGGAAAAGCATGCAGTTTCAAGATTGATTGGGGCACCACCTGGATATGTTGGATACGAAGAGGGAGGGCAGCTTACCGAGACAGTTCGCCGCAGACCTTATGCTGTTATTTTGTTTGACGAGATTGAGAAGGCGCACTCAGATGTCTTCAACGTATTCCTTCAAATTTTGGATGATGGAAGAGTAACGGATTCACAGGGTCGAACAGTGAGTTTTACCAACACTGTTATCATTATGACCTCAAACGTTGGATCACAGTACATTCTCAACACGGATGATGACACGACGCCTAAAGAGTTAGCTTATGAAACCATAAAGCAGCGAGTAATGGATGCTGCAAGATCCATATTTCGCCCCGAGTTCATGAATAGAGTTGATGAATATATTGTTTTCCAGCCTCTCGACCGCGATCAAATAAGTAGCATTGTCAGGTTACAGGTAATTATACTCCTTTTTTCCTAAATGTGCTATATTCCACTATATCATTTTGATTGACCATTATTGCAAAAGTATAATCGGAATTATGAATATAAGATTTATAAGTTAACTTGCATTTGTAAGGAACTAATCTAGGATTTCTTATTGGCTTATATGCTCCCACCAAAATAAGACACATTGTGCGTGGGCTTGTTTTATTTGTATGCTTCAGACCATGTTATTGGATTGTTAGAGAACATTGGTATTTTACCAGTTACTAGTATCTCGGATGTTTCTTTATGGAAAAAATTGCGGTTAAACTCTGATGTTATTTGACTTATAATCTATGATGATTGCATCACCATCGTTGATATTATGGAGAATTGTGGTTAAACTCTGCTGATATGACCTCAGTTGTAGTCCCTTTGTGGTTGCAGAGACATAAAAAATCTTAATGTCACGACCACAAGATTACATGAAGCCTTTTTGCAAGATTTTCTAACTTCTCTCCTTTTGTAATGTTTTATTACAGTTGGAGCGTGTGCAGAAAAGAATAGCGGATCGCAAGATGAAAATCCGTGTAACAGATGCTGCCATCCAACTTCTTGGAAGCTTAGGATATGATCCTAACTATGGAGCTAGGCCAGTCAAAAGAGTGATTCAACAAAATGTGGAGAATGAACTTGCCAAGGGTATTCTGAGAGGAGAATTTAAGGAGGAGGACACAATTTTAGTAGACACAGAACTGACAGCATTTGCCAACAATCAACTTCCACAGCAAAAGCTAGTTTTTAGAAAGATTGAAGCTGATTCACAATCTACACCACAAGAAATGGAACCTTCTGCTCAAGCTCCCTGAATGAATGCATGCCACTGCTCCTTATTTTTCACTATACTAGGTTTCATTtaatatttgattatgttttgtGTCTATCTATCAATACGAATATCATAGTACTTGACAAAGTATCATCTTTATCACTCCAAAGCagtgtaaatatattttttccttttttataagCTCTTGAAGAAGTTTATCAATTGTTATGTTTTTCTCGAATTTAATTTGCAGGCCAATCCATTTACTCGTGAACGACATGTGTGCTTTGCTTGATTCATGCTCTTTAAGTCTTACATAAATATTTTTGCAATCACTAAAGTCTTAATTTGCTAAGTGATTTGTCTTTGCCTCATCAAATAAAttacaacaaaaatattttccatTACAACAATAATGTTTGTAACATTATGATGTGAAATGTCTAACATGTATactcttttaagttttaagacTATTTCTTAGTAACTCATCTCGTAAAGTACAGTTAAgcttaaaatatgaaataaccTTAACCGTCCCTTATGAGATAAGCTACTAAAAAACGGTCTTAAAAATCCGTGTCACTTGTGAATTATTTTATTGAGTTGagcttatttcaattttaatgtaTGGAGTTAAATCCAGCTTTGTTAAGAATTTAAGTTTGGAACTGAGAGGCATGACATCAATCAAACAAGGACAAACAAGAGTTAAAATTTGCAAACTTAAGTACTGCAATATGTGCTAAGCTTGTGGTTGGATTTCCATAAAAGTTATTTTAGTCTCGTAGTCGTAGCTTGTAgagggaatggattctctcaagtgtaatttacacttgagagaataaagtgtggtttgttaccattgattaagagagagaaacatataaaaatttagataaaatgaatttagatggtgttagattacactttattctctcaagtgtaaatcacacttgagagaatccattcccgcTTGTAGAAAAGATCCAAGTGGAGGGAATATGCTATGAAGTCAAAGATCCTATATTTATGCATGAAAGGCATTGTCATTAAAGTAATTATCTTTTGAGCCATGACAAATAAAACTTGTAATTGAATCTTGATGATACAGAACAGGTATGAATTATTGTGCACATTCACTTAATAAAATGGTATATCACATGGTACAAGAAGGAAATGTAATGAGGAAGGGAGCAGCATAAAGCTTAATAATTgtaaaataatgtaaatataccaggtttcttttttttgaatgggAAAGAGTAAATATACCAGGTTGATTAGGTAACCAAGAGCCCCATGGACCATGGTTGTTACTCAGATTTTGGGTGTCAAGTACAAACTGAAAAAATTATGCTCTAAGCTCCAACTATTGGAGCAAAACACctttgagtacctattaggtaccacttctcacataagaactctctctctcctcttggacccaccttactttagattaaaatattttttttatgggacccacacACATTTTTGAATTGATGTGGAATTATTGATGAGAccgatttagaactttttaagaagtgctAGGTTGGAGGAGTTgaatacctattaggtactatgattaaaaaataataaatgagtgatgtgtccACGTGAGAtccagttaagtactcaaaattagagttctccattgtggatgctctaagatGTTTATATAGTCTTTTGCATTTATGTTGTaaattcattaataaatatttttatcatcaatttatatattttcttcaaaGATTGAAGCAAGAGTATTTAAtccataaatatataaattgtagCTTTATATGAGTTATCGTGGCTTTATAGAAGAGTTTGAATACATGTAATATTTTAACTTGTATATAAGTCATCTAAAGCTCACAAAAAGTAATTTAAGATAGATTTAATAATGTCATTTAGAAAATTAAACatctaaaatttgttttaaatgtttggattgatggtgaAAATGACATAATCATGGTGAGCTGTTGCGATTATGACAAAAGCTACACTTTAAAGTTTCACAAAATTAGGATGCTGTCATGATTTGTTAAACTCACCGTCAATCTAAAGATACGCTAGTTGCTCAAGTATCTATTTACATTCCATCCAAGGATAACAACCAATCATTAAGAATAAGAGAATTAACAACAAACATCGAATACAAATAAGAATAATACAATATCAAGACCTTCAGATAAGGGATTATGCTACATCTCTAGTCACTTAGACAATGAGTATTCTTCACATGCACAAGTGAAATGCATCTGAAGAATTTCTCTACCTATTATCTTACATATGCGAGAGCACATCATGAACCACCTCAAAGGCACCTTTTGCTTTCTTCGCATTTCTTCTAAAAAATCTTCATCTTGAATTTAGCAGATTCAGAAAGAATAATGACAGCTGCAGAAACATTTACTACACAAGTGTGATTAACCTTCAAACAGTCTAGTTTTGTGCATAAAATTAATCACTTACTGAGGTGGCAGAAGATAAATTTAATCCATTACTTCCTTACAAATACATATATAACCAAAAAATGTAGAAGGGTCTGGTAAGGAATTTTGTTTCAGAAAGTGGTTAACCTTAAATGGCTTAGAATTCAAACCAAACCCGTTTTAAATTGGTTAATCTGAGCGAGACATTTGTTATTTTTCATGTCGATGTAGATCTAAAAGTTCCACTGGTGCAATACAGTAACGGTTTGAACAAAACCTTTTTGCCAAATATCTAATGAGACCATAACTAATCATAATCTCAATCCTTCGAGAAATCAAATAAGAAAACATTGGCATGTGATACACTGGAAATAAGGAGTTTAAAACCACGCCACTTGAATTTAACACAAATTTAGTTGAGTAATAATACAATCAAATGTAATTTTCTTGTATGTATTGAAGGTGAGGATATGCTGCCATGAAAATATCTTCTAAAAAAAACTCTTACTCTTGATGATTTCTATATCTAGTTTTCATTGTTATGAAAGAGCGAAAAAGCACTAGCCAACGAACTATTCACAGATATAATTATTATACCTATCAACAAAGGCCCTATATATATTCGTAGGAATTTGTGAACTAAAAACTGGTTTAAACTAACAATACTAAAACGACTAAAGGCAGAAAATGAGTTCTTATTTTTCACTAACTTCTATCCTGTTACCGCAATACATAACAATGGCAATAGGAGCAAACAAAAACAGAAGAGTAAGTTAAGGTTTTCCAGATACATTAACAATACCTGAAAGTCATTGAACTATTACTCCAACTCAGCTGCCTCTTCAGAATCCGACAATGGCAATAGTGTACAATTCCCAATCAAGTGACCATTGAGGCACACAAAATACTCAATATAATCTTCATAAGAACCAAGCCTGCAACTAGCACTTTGAGGGATCATTTTAGCTTGATGCATGCTCCATAACTTTGCCTTACAATAAGGGCAAACTTCTGTTTGATGGAGGTTGGCACCTTTACTAATAAGCATCTTTCTGACCTTTGACGTTGCAAATGACTTAAAAACTCCACGAAAAAATCCCAAATCTCCTTCTTCACCTTGATCAAGATGCTCACAAGGATCAGACACATATAAAACATCAGTTCTGCATTGTGGCAAAAGAAAGCTCTTTCCCGATGTTCTAGAAAACCGAGTCTGATACACAAAGTGACCTGGGACCGGATTCTGAATGTTTTTAAATAAGCCACCTTTTGTGCATCCCGAACAGTATGTAAGAAGCTTCCCTAACGCCCTCCAGTTCCCATCAACGACGTGGCTCCCAGTAGATTGCAGATCACACAACATCTTAGGTGCTCTTGTTCGACAAAACTCTTTCCATAGAACTCGTTTGGCAAGATCATCAAACCATTTGCACACACACGACAGAGTAGCAATCAATTTGGGATTCCATTTTAAATTGTGAAACACTAAGAAAATCGCATCTTCACTTAAATGCCCTTTAGAACATTGACAGCTAGCTGAGTGTATGCATCGGTACTGCTTTGTGATAATCATTTTATCCACCTAGcaaaactaaaagaaaaattatcagTTTATGAAAATTCATACTTGGCAAACTTCAGGATACTCACCCAGTTGACAAAACTTAAACACCaaatttttaatcataaaatacTTCATAGTAATTGGAAAAAATCAAGACAACTGATTTAACCGTTGTGGAATTATACAAATCTATGCTATCTTAAGaaactaaaatttaatattcaacTAATAGATTTGCAATCTAGAGTGCTCAAAAGTCGGTTCacgaaaagaagaaaaaaatcccCCTTCCAACAGTATGAAGTGAATTTCCGGTTTAATGTTACTTCAAATTGCTTTGTGCTTACTAGTCTTATAGTCAATTAATCTCCAAAATGAAAATGAGGACTAGAAACTTAGTATGCGTTTGGTTGCGTTTCTTATTCTCATTTTCCGCTGATATATTTTCATCACAATTAGTTATATATATACAACCTTGTTCTATTTCGCTCATGTGCTCAAAACATTTTCTCCAAACAAGCTCTTACAATATTAAGTTAGAAAATCCAAGCATTACTCAATCAATTCGGCTTCAACTCATTCCTAGTTTTTTCAGCAACATACAAACACATTCACATACTAAGCTAATTCACGCACCTAAGAGTTCAAACATTCACAAATCCCTCAAATCATACATACAGACTCATaacataagcgcttatcatataagtctttatgtataagctaattttaaaataaaaaattaaactcaaattgGTTTCATATATAAGCTATTCTCACGAGCTTTcctagagagcttatggaaataaactaaaaacaacttatgtacATGTCATAAGCTACTCCGTTTGGGCATACTATTATGAGCAAATAttcacttttcagattcattgaataaactTATGTATCTGGTATTATTATATGCTTATAATAGTGGCCGGAGGGAGGTTTTCTATAAGCTCGCTCTAACAGTCTTACACAAGTGTTTATAGTAGTAGACAAcctcaaataagccaatccaaacaggACCAAAGTGATCAACTTGCTATAAATGATAACAATTTAccacaacaaaaattaatttttttaagccactaggtttggtagGGGCTTGGGTAGTACGTTacaggtcctgggttcgatcctcactcattgtaaaccaaaaaaaaaaaaaaaatttgaaactttcCATCAATAACGTAATCTACATAGCATACTAAATTTCTACTATATTTATCAACAAGTTTCAAGATTATAGATCACCCATAAATTTCCCATGAATAAATAATGTACAGAAAGTCAACAACACTATAATTCACTCACAAAAACTATAAATttcccccccccaaaaaaaaaactcaaattaagAAATATACCAAAGCAAATCTATAGAAATGAACCCAAGATTCACAAAAACTTCAAATTTCAGAGAGAAAGAGATAATTCATCATGATCTGACCTGAATCAACCAGTTTCAACAGAGACTTGAAACCCTagaaaaacccaatttttcttGCAATTGGAACAAtctagagaaagagagagaaacaatAACATGTTATCAATAACAGGGTGAAGTAATTTTGAACTAAAAGTAAGGGCAATTTGGTCAAGAAATGTGAAATAAAGAATGAATAACGACAATACAGAAAGAAACAGAGActgttgcaacttgcaagatAATCATTGGATCATAGCTTTGTTACAATCATATATTATACGGGCCAGTAATTTTGCGACACGTGTTGGAACTTGATGATGTCAGCATTTCTTAGCTGGCACCAGGTAGGATGTTGTGTGGGATAGCGTCATAAGACGTGGCGCTTAGACAatggaattaattttttttgttaactctTGGGAGGCTCGGGTTCTTATAGGAAGCGTTTTTAGTAATCCGAAGTTCGATTACGATGTAAATAAAGTTTGACAACCATTATTCatttttcactttctttctttgttgGTATATGTTCGTAACAGAACTCAAGTTTTATCGGTAGAGATAAAAAGAGGTAGAGAACTCACTTGTGGTGGATCAGTGGAAGGATGTTCCGAGCCGGAGGTTCGAATCCGAGCATTGGAGATGACCGGCAACACCGAAGGGGGGTACCTGCAAAAAACGCTCCGACGCCCAAGTCAGTATAAGCTTGAGGTCAAGGTCGATGTTAGAGCAATGCATATCTTGTGAGGTTTGTGAAGGTCGTATATATAGGCCAATGGATGTGGCATTGGGTCGATATGGATTTgacattgggcttggttcagcCCAAAAGTCTTGTCCAGAACGGTATACACAAGAGAGACAatgaaaaagtgtcaaaatTACAAATCGGAATTGTTTTTTCAAAGTAATTCAATTCTCTCGTTATATGAAATTTCACTTATAGTAAAAGATAACACTATCACTAAAAGTCTAAAAGTCGTAGATTGAGCTCATCTTAACATATACTGGAGATTATTTCCAACGTAAtccaattcattttttatttactggaaattttttcttaaaatctCCGGTAAGATGACATGGCGCTTAGATAATAGAaggtcatttttataatttgtcataggcaaacaaatttttttgattttctcatgcatgcatatttttcttaaccaacaaatgaaaatgaatgGAGAGGAGATGATT
This genomic interval from Trifolium pratense cultivar HEN17-A07 linkage group LG6, ARS_RC_1.1, whole genome shotgun sequence contains the following:
- the LOC123888677 gene encoding EID1-like F-box protein 2, with translation MIITKQYRCIHSASCQCSKGHLSEDAIFLVFHNLKWNPKLIATLSCVCKWFDDLAKRVLWKEFCRTRAPKMLCDLQSTGSHVVDGNWRALGKLLTYCSGCTKGGLFKNIQNPVPGHFVYQTRFSRTSGKSFLLPQCRTDVLYVSDPCEHLDQGEEGDLGFFRGVFKSFATSKVRKMLISKGANLHQTEVCPYCKAKLWSMHQAKMIPQSASCRLGSYEDYIEYFVCLNGHLIGNCTLLPLSDSEEAAELE
- the LOC123888676 gene encoding chaperone protein ClpB3, chloroplastic isoform X1, which translates into the protein MASTTSFSVPISCYRNSSRRNVSLSFSAKSISLKSSLQFNQRKLLANGFCRTIQTNSSRFSVRCEASATGTGRITQQEFTEMAWQAIVSSPEVAKENKHQIVETEHLLKALLEQKNGLARRIFSKVGVDNTRLLEATDKYIQRQPKVIGESAGSMLGRDLEALIQRARDYKKEYGDSFVSVEHLVLGFIQDQRFGKQLFKEFQISQQGLKSAIESIRGRQSVIDQDPEGKYEALEKYGKDLTAMAKAGKLDPVIGRDDEIRRCIQILSRRTKNNPVLIGEPGVGKTAISEGLAQRIVQGDVPQALMNRRLISLDMGALIAGAKYRGEFEDRLKAVLKEVTDSDGQTILFIDEIHTVVGAGATNGAMDAGNLLKPMLGRGELRCIGATTLDEYRKYIEKDPALERRFQQVYVDQPTVEDTISILRGLRERYELHHGVRISDSALVEAAILSDRYISGRFLPDKAIDLVDEAAAKLKMEITSKPTALDEINRSVLKFEMERLSLMNDTDKASKDRLNRLEAELSLLKEKQSELTEQWEHEKSVMTRIQSIKEEIDRVNLEIQQAEREYDLNRAAELKYGSLNSLQRQLESAEKELDEYMNSGKSMLREEVTGSDIAEIVSKWTGIPVSKLQQSEREKLLYLEEVLHKRVVGQDPAVKAVAEAIQRSRAGLSDPHRPIASFMFMGPTGVGKTELAKTLASYMFNTEEALVRIDMSEYMEKHAVSRLIGAPPGYVGYEEGGQLTETVRRRPYAVILFDEIEKAHSDVFNVFLQILDDGRVTDSQGRTVSFTNTVIIMTSNVGSQYILNTDDDTTPKELAYETIKQRVMDAARSIFRPEFMNRVDEYIVFQPLDRDQISSIVRLQLERVQKRIADRKMKIRVTDAAIQLLGSLGYDPNYGARPVKRVIQQNVENELAKGILRGEFKEEDTILVDTELTAFANNQLPQQKLVFRKIEADSQSTPQEMEPSAQAP
- the LOC123888676 gene encoding chaperone protein ClpB3, chloroplastic isoform X2, giving the protein MLGLGVLMQWQITQQEFTEMAWQAIVSSPEVAKENKHQIVETEHLLKALLEQKNGLARRIFSKVGVDNTRLLEATDKYIQRQPKVIGESAGSMLGRDLEALIQRARDYKKEYGDSFVSVEHLVLGFIQDQRFGKQLFKEFQISQQGLKSAIESIRGRQSVIDQDPEGKYEALEKYGKDLTAMAKAGKLDPVIGRDDEIRRCIQILSRRTKNNPVLIGEPGVGKTAISEGLAQRIVQGDVPQALMNRRLISLDMGALIAGAKYRGEFEDRLKAVLKEVTDSDGQTILFIDEIHTVVGAGATNGAMDAGNLLKPMLGRGELRCIGATTLDEYRKYIEKDPALERRFQQVYVDQPTVEDTISILRGLRERYELHHGVRISDSALVEAAILSDRYISGRFLPDKAIDLVDEAAAKLKMEITSKPTALDEINRSVLKFEMERLSLMNDTDKASKDRLNRLEAELSLLKEKQSELTEQWEHEKSVMTRIQSIKEEIDRVNLEIQQAEREYDLNRAAELKYGSLNSLQRQLESAEKELDEYMNSGKSMLREEVTGSDIAEIVSKWTGIPVSKLQQSEREKLLYLEEVLHKRVVGQDPAVKAVAEAIQRSRAGLSDPHRPIASFMFMGPTGVGKTELAKTLASYMFNTEEALVRIDMSEYMEKHAVSRLIGAPPGYVGYEEGGQLTETVRRRPYAVILFDEIEKAHSDVFNVFLQILDDGRVTDSQGRTVSFTNTVIIMTSNVGSQYILNTDDDTTPKELAYETIKQRVMDAARSIFRPEFMNRVDEYIVFQPLDRDQISSIVRLQLERVQKRIADRKMKIRVTDAAIQLLGSLGYDPNYGARPVKRVIQQNVENELAKGILRGEFKEEDTILVDTELTAFANNQLPQQKLVFRKIEADSQSTPQEMEPSAQAP